TGCCCTGCTTGCCGAGGACCGCGAACTGGTCGGCACGATCCTGGAAGAGAGCGGCGGCTGGCGCCTGATCCCGCAGGGCCATCAGGCCATGATCGAAACGGCACTCGGGCGGATATCCCCTCACCAGATCTCGGCCAGCGCAAGGCTGGGGCTCGCGGCGATCTACCTCCAGATCAAGCACGGCGAACTGGCCGCCGCACGAGAAGCCTATGACAGGCTAGCCGCCGAGGCCATGGACGGCGAAGTGCCGGCGGACCTGCGCACCGAACTGCGCGTGGTGGGTGACACTCTGGCCGATTACGAAAACCTGCCGGTCACGCTGGATGACCTGCTGGCGCGCGAGGCCCTGCTGCGCACCCTCCCCGCCGACGATCATCTCGTGCTTGCCAACTTCACCGAGACCCTCGCCGCCAAGTACCTCGAAGGTGGCTGGCTGGAGCGTGCGCTGGAACCGGTGCTCAACGCGCGCGGGCATTATCAGGCGCTGGGATCGCCTTATAGCGAGGTCTTCACTCACTTCCTCGAAGCGCGTATCCGCCATGCCCAGGGGCGCATCAACGATGCCGCCGCAATCATCGCCTCGGCCCGCACGCTGATCGAGGCCCATTTCGGCCCCCGTTCCGACCTTGCCGCCAATTGCGCGGCCTTCGAGGCGGAGATCCTCTACGAGCAGAACCGGATCGAGGATGCGGGCGCGCTGCTGGCCTGGGCGCTGCCGCACATGGAGCAGTCCGACGGCTGGGTGGACGTCTATGCCGCCGCCTACCTCACCGCCGCGCGCTGCGCGGCCGCACGCCATGCGCCGGAGGAGGCCTTCGCGATCCTGGAACGCGCGCAGGCCGTCGCCGCGGCCCGCCGGTTCCGGCAGCTCGCCCTGCTTGCCGCCCTGTGCAGGCTCGAAATCACGATCGCGGCGCAGGGCCCGCTCGAAACGGCAATAGACGCCGCCGGCGCCATCGGGCTGGACGGACTGGCGGACCAGATGGCGCTGGAATCGCCGCATTACCGCCCGGTCGCCACCGCCGCCGCGAAGTGCCGCGCGGCACTCAGGCTGGCGGCGGGCGATCATGCAGGCGCGCTTGCGGATATCGCAGTGCTCCGGCGCTGGGCGGAACGACACGGCGCCGGCCGCGCCTTGGTCGATATCCTCATCCTTCAGTCCCACGCCTTGCGCGAAGCGGGAGAAGAAAGCGATTCCCGCGCCGCTTTCGACGAGGCCGTAGGCAATGCCATGTTCCAGTCGCTGGTGCGTCCGTTCGTGGACTGGCGCGGCTTCGTGCAGGGCGCGCTGGATCATGCGGGCGGCGGAGCAGGCGAAGGAAACCGCTATCGCGCGCAGTTCCTTGGCGGACTGGCGCGTGCCTTGTCATGTCAGGCGCAGCCCCCGGACGACGGCGTGCTCAACGAAGCCGAAGCGGAAATCCTCCTTCATCTCAGCCATGGCTACTCCAACAAGGAGATCGCCCGGCTGATCGGCATGTCGCCCGATACGGTGAAGTATCGATTGAAGTCGATCTTCCGCAAGATCGGCGTCGACAAGCGCCGCGACGCGGTGCGCGTCTCGCATGAGCGGGGCCTGCTTCCGGGCGGGAGCGCTCCCGCCGAAGAGGCGGATTTACTGCCTCCAACCGGTGCCTGACCCTCTCCAGGCCGCGACCTTACCCGTCGAAACACCCCGATTACCCTGATTATGACGTGGTTCCCGGGCCGCCCTGTTGTTGAATGCGGGCTCAGCAGGAGGATCCTCCCGGAGGCCAGAACAACAGCCACGGGATCTGGTTCCACGTCTTTGAACAAGGGGAATAACATGGGCATCCCGTACAGCTCGCGAGGTCGCGTCCGCATGGCGCGCCTTCGCCTCACCGTCATGTCCGCCTGCTGCGGCGTCGCGCTCCTGCCGTCCGCGGTACTG
The DNA window shown above is from Novosphingobium sp. RL4 and carries:
- a CDS encoding helix-turn-helix transcriptional regulator; this translates as MHELIRTKVAPPIWLGSQIRRDILLERLDGALSRRLTVIHAPAGYGKTSLLSQWRSRHEHGAIVTAWLTLEREDSDLQRLPRYILLALDEAAGQSAGEDGENTAADLPPRSALSAIVNRIAREPRPVVLIFDDFHRAEGSEVNAFLQSLIRLAPGNCHFVIASRDYPWLGQSMLAAEEQLIELTSDDLKFNRSEAEALLDRADVPPLPDDVLQRLVERSEGWPIALQLTSLSLKRGIDHIKLMERFSGSSSDLARYLSEQVLTSLPPETQDLVIRTALLDRLTGEAVNALCDRTDGWLVLERLEQQGVFLAPASEARESYRYHQLFAEYLRDRLARQDLARFRLLHGRAARHFADSGAISAAVEHALLAEDRELVGTILEESGGWRLIPQGHQAMIETALGRISPHQISASARLGLAAIYLQIKHGELAAAREAYDRLAAEAMDGEVPADLRTELRVVGDTLADYENLPVTLDDLLAREALLRTLPADDHLVLANFTETLAAKYLEGGWLERALEPVLNARGHYQALGSPYSEVFTHFLEARIRHAQGRINDAAAIIASARTLIEAHFGPRSDLAANCAAFEAEILYEQNRIEDAGALLAWALPHMEQSDGWVDVYAAAYLTAARCAAARHAPEEAFAILERAQAVAAARRFRQLALLAALCRLEITIAAQGPLETAIDAAGAIGLDGLADQMALESPHYRPVATAAAKCRAALRLAAGDHAGALADIAVLRRWAERHGAGRALVDILILQSHALREAGEESDSRAAFDEAVGNAMFQSLVRPFVDWRGFVQGALDHAGGGAGEGNRYRAQFLGGLARALSCQAQPPDDGVLNEAEAEILLHLSHGYSNKEIARLIGMSPDTVKYRLKSIFRKIGVDKRRDAVRVSHERGLLPGGSAPAEEADLLPPTGA